The nucleotide sequence GCGCGCAGGCCTTTCTGGATGCGGTGCCGTTTGCGGCGCTGGGAGCGCTGATCATACCCGGCGTGTTCCAGATCGAGGGCGGCATCATGGCGGGTGCTGCGGTGGTTGCCGGTGCGGCGGTCGCGGCCTTTGCCCGTGCGCCGCTGGCGATCACGGTGGCGATCGGTGTCGCCATTGCCTATCTG is from Tistrella bauzanensis and encodes:
- a CDS encoding AzlD domain-containing protein — its product is MSDPMLLITVLGMMVVTLVPRVLPAMLPTGWRPGRRAQAFLDAVPFAALGALIIPGVFQIEGGIMAGAAVVAGAAVAAFARAPLAITVAIGVAIAYLMA